Proteins from a genomic interval of Treponema succinifaciens DSM 2489:
- a CDS encoding InlB B-repeat-containing protein: protein MPETPSTPKTTYTVIFDANGGNGTIASISVEEGSEFTLPENTFTKTGYSFAGWATYADGNVSYSDKAKITVTGNTTLYAKWTAITYTITYEPNGGTNADGNPAGYTSGTETITLLAPSRQYFDFGGWYTDSEFSDSSKKNEITKGSTGNIMLYAKWTVAAENAVNAINSLPTGEHKIAVTGQMTKEKLNGVIAAIKGNSNGAKVYLDLGGTAIDFYDWQRCKFADCENLIGIVIPAIESPDKNNPIILIPDLMFEGCKNLKTVIILNSSGEYKIITFKDCTSLEYVEIPTSIVCIHGDAFDGCTALETITYKGTVEKWKQVKTDFKDSKYKLMSLNVQCENGTASGFDLIKE, encoded by the coding sequence ATCCCGGAAACTCCTTCAACGCCAAAAACAACTTACACCGTAATTTTTGACGCGAACGGCGGAAACGGCACAATCGCAAGCATTTCCGTGGAAGAAGGAAGCGAATTTACACTTCCGGAAAACACATTCACAAAAACTGGATATAGTTTTGCAGGCTGGGCGACATATGCCGATGGAAATGTTTCATACTCCGATAAGGCAAAAATCACCGTAACTGGCAACACTACACTTTACGCAAAATGGACTGCAATCACTTACACAATCACCTACGAACCGAACGGCGGAACAAATGCGGATGGAAATCCGGCAGGCTACACTTCCGGAACGGAAACGATAACTCTCCTTGCTCCGTCAAGACAATATTTTGACTTCGGCGGCTGGTATACAGACAGCGAATTTTCGGATTCAAGCAAAAAAAATGAAATTACAAAAGGCTCAACCGGCAACATTATGCTCTACGCAAAGTGGACGGTTGCGGCGGAAAATGCAGTCAACGCAATAAACAGTCTTCCAACCGGCGAGCACAAGATTGCGGTTACAGGTCAAATGACAAAAGAAAAGCTGAACGGCGTAATAGCGGCAATCAAAGGCAATTCAAACGGTGCAAAAGTCTATCTTGACCTTGGCGGAACAGCAATAGATTTTTATGACTGGCAAAGGTGTAAGTTTGCGGACTGTGAAAATCTTATTGGCATCGTAATCCCGGCAATTGAGTCGCCGGATAAAAACAATCCAATTATCTTGATTCCTGACTTGATGTTTGAAGGATGCAAGAACCTTAAAACCGTAATCATTTTAAACAGTTCAGGTGAATATAAGATAATTACATTTAAAGACTGTACATCTCTTGAATACGTAGAGATTCCCACAAGCATTGTTTGTATACATGGTGATGCTTTCGACGGCTGCACGGCACTTGAGACAATCACATATAAAGGCACAGTCGAGAAATGGAAGCAGGTCAAAACTGATTTTAAGGATTCAAAATACAAACTCATGTCCTTGAATGTCCAGTGCGAAAACGGAACAGCAAGCGGTTTTGATTTAATAAAAGAGTAA
- a CDS encoding InlB B-repeat-containing protein: MAALLLLTGCMTGDDSKTIEYKLSFSANGGTGEMESITKEENEKINLPAVKFSRTGFEFLNWNTVADGSGTSYADSAEFIFNADTTLHAQWKEKKAAPSNPENPTQPQNP, from the coding sequence GTGGCAGCGCTTTTGCTGCTCACCGGCTGTATGACCGGAGATGACAGCAAAACTATAGAATACAAGCTCTCGTTCAGCGCAAACGGCGGAACAGGCGAAATGGAGAGCATAACAAAAGAGGAAAATGAGAAAATAAATCTTCCTGCCGTAAAGTTTTCCAGAACAGGCTTTGAGTTCTTGAACTGGAATACTGTGGCAGACGGAAGCGGCACATCATACGCAGACAGTGCGGAATTCATATTCAATGCAGACACAACGCTCCATGCGCAGTGGAAGGAGAAAAAGGCAGCACCTTCAAATCCGGAAAATCCCACGCAACCACAAAATCCATAA
- a CDS encoding ATP-binding protein codes for MERKALQKMEEWKNSSHRKPLVLKGARQVGKTWLMKEFGRRKYKKTFYFSFDKEESLHEIFKVNKEPHRIIEILGTIRGDKILPEEDLIIFDEVQECPEALNSLKYFNEEANEYHIVAAGSLLGTLLAKPMSYPVGKVNLLDIYPMDFEEFLNAVEPVLFNYIEETPPAEILKIQHDRLIEQYRNYLIVGGMPDCVCSWMTEKNSGVVLQIQNELLALYENDISKYNGKVNAGRILLVMRSIISQLSKENEKFVYGCVKSGARAREFEEAIEWLVSAGIVIRIYDVTKPEHPLNVFEDFSSFKLFYFDVGLAKCAAGVSNEAIILNSDFQFKGALTENYCLQQLRGQFDVAPHYYSPSRNYEVDFLLQNETQIIPVECKAGGNVPSASFKRYRREENPDCAIRFSALEYKEQEDMINVPLYLADRIKQMCKK; via the coding sequence ATGGAACGCAAAGCATTGCAGAAAATGGAGGAGTGGAAAAACTCTTCTCATAGAAAACCGCTTGTTTTAAAAGGCGCCCGTCAGGTTGGTAAAACCTGGCTTATGAAAGAATTCGGCAGGCGCAAGTATAAGAAGACTTTCTATTTTTCTTTTGACAAGGAAGAAAGCCTCCATGAAATTTTTAAGGTAAATAAAGAGCCGCATAGAATTATAGAGATTCTCGGCACAATTAGAGGCGATAAAATTCTTCCTGAAGAAGATTTGATTATCTTTGATGAAGTGCAGGAGTGTCCAGAAGCTCTGAATTCTCTTAAGTATTTCAATGAGGAAGCAAACGAATATCATATTGTTGCCGCAGGAAGTCTTTTAGGAACTCTTCTTGCAAAACCAATGTCTTATCCTGTTGGAAAAGTGAATCTTCTTGATATATATCCTATGGATTTTGAAGAATTTCTGAATGCTGTGGAACCTGTGCTGTTTAACTATATTGAAGAAACTCCTCCGGCGGAAATATTGAAAATTCAGCATGACAGATTGATAGAACAATACAGAAATTATTTGATTGTCGGCGGAATGCCAGATTGTGTATGCTCCTGGATGACAGAAAAAAATTCCGGAGTCGTTTTGCAAATACAAAATGAGTTATTGGCTCTCTATGAAAATGATATTTCCAAATACAACGGAAAGGTAAATGCCGGCCGCATACTTCTGGTAATGCGAAGCATTATTTCACAGCTTTCTAAAGAAAATGAAAAATTTGTTTATGGCTGCGTCAAATCTGGAGCAAGGGCACGTGAATTTGAAGAGGCAATCGAATGGCTTGTCAGCGCGGGAATTGTCATACGCATCTATGATGTTACAAAACCTGAACATCCTTTAAACGTTTTTGAAGATTTTTCCAGTTTTAAGCTGTTCTATTTTGATGTTGGACTTGCAAAATGCGCCGCAGGTGTAAGCAATGAGGCAATAATACTGAATTCAGATTTTCAGTTTAAGGGAGCGTTGACAGAAAACTATTGTCTTCAGCAGTTAAGAGGACAGTTCGATGTTGCTCCTCACTATTATTCTCCTTCCAGAAATTACGAAGTGGATTTTCTTTTACAAAATGAAACGCAGATAATTCCTGTTGAATGCAAGGCTGGCGGAAATGTGCCTTCTGCCAGTTTCAAGCGCTACCGAAGGGAAGAAAATCCTGACTGTGCGATAAGATTCTCGGCATTGGAATACAAAGAACAGGAAGATATGATAAATGTTCCGCTTTACCTGGCAGACAGGATTAAACAAATGTGTAAAAAGTGA
- a CDS encoding Fur family transcriptional regulator, with product MLQKSYHTKTSDLISQFVQERTESGFSAMELLAFLSERGESVNKTTVYRNLDKLVESGRLIKRKSAVSDGFVYQTAEKDGQCYGHIHFQCEKCGAMIHLSDRLTADYLKSVSENFGFKVDFSLSSLNGLCEKCRTFE from the coding sequence GTGTTGCAAAAGTCTTACCACACTAAAACTTCGGATTTGATTTCTCAGTTTGTTCAGGAAAGAACGGAAAGCGGATTTTCTGCGATGGAGCTGCTTGCCTTTCTTTCTGAGCGCGGGGAAAGTGTGAACAAGACGACTGTTTACCGCAACCTTGACAAGCTTGTTGAAAGCGGGCGGCTCATAAAACGCAAGTCGGCTGTTTCTGACGGTTTTGTTTACCAGACGGCGGAAAAAGACGGACAGTGCTATGGGCACATTCACTTTCAGTGCGAAAAATGCGGCGCGATGATTCATCTTTCGGACAGGCTTACGGCGGACTACCTGAAGTCGGTTTCTGAAAATTTCGGCTTCAAGGTTGATTTTTCTTTGTCATCATTGAACGGGCTTTGCGAAAAATGCAGGACTTTTGAATGA
- a CDS encoding metal ABC transporter solute-binding protein, Zn/Mn family: MKRNKFIIAALCAFTLCFYVSAKTDKNISSKKSIVCTTFPQYDWCREILGDKAKDFDLTLLLDKGTDLHSFQPSFSDIAKISASDMFIYVGGESDGWVNGVLKEAKNKNLVPVNMMEVLGERVKEEEVVEGMQETEHAHDHGEEGHHHDHSKEVSTFDDSEVKSRNLSDWAGEWQSAYPLVLDGTLDEAFEEKAESGKMTAAEYKAYYQKGYKTDIAKISIKKDKIEFTYADGRKASSKYKNIGFYIQNWSTGTKAAMYRFVAKNKKSGAPLFIEFNDHMIEPATAEHFHIRMSNESFDAIVDPENSFPTFFPASMSGEEISEHLAGHGHSHDEDEDGHGHDHEHDEVEYDEHVWLSVKNAAVLTNAIASQIEKLDPKNASVYAANAKNYVEKLNTLDKKYSETVTSSKFKTILFGDRFPFCYLADDYGLKYYAAFVGCSAESEASFETVIFLAKKIDELGLGSVLTIENSNGKIARNVIENTSKKNQKILKMDSLQSVNQNDIKGGKNYIGTMTENLSVLKEALN; this comes from the coding sequence ATGAAAAGAAATAAATTCATCATCGCCGCATTGTGCGCTTTTACATTGTGTTTTTATGTTTCCGCAAAGACGGACAAAAATATCTCATCAAAAAAATCAATCGTCTGCACGACTTTTCCGCAGTACGACTGGTGTCGCGAGATTCTTGGAGACAAGGCGAAAGACTTTGACCTTACGCTTCTGCTTGACAAGGGGACTGACCTTCATTCGTTCCAGCCGAGTTTTTCCGACATCGCGAAAATTTCCGCAAGCGATATGTTCATCTACGTTGGCGGCGAGAGCGACGGCTGGGTTAACGGAGTTCTAAAGGAAGCGAAGAACAAGAACCTTGTTCCAGTCAATATGATGGAAGTTCTTGGAGAGCGCGTAAAGGAAGAGGAAGTTGTGGAAGGAATGCAGGAAACCGAGCATGCTCATGACCACGGCGAAGAAGGACATCACCACGACCACAGCAAGGAAGTTTCAACTTTTGACGACAGCGAGGTTAAAAGCAGGAATCTTTCTGACTGGGCAGGCGAATGGCAGTCGGCTTATCCGCTTGTTCTTGACGGAACTTTGGACGAGGCTTTTGAGGAAAAGGCAGAATCCGGAAAAATGACCGCCGCAGAATACAAGGCTTACTATCAGAAAGGCTATAAAACTGACATCGCGAAAATCAGCATAAAGAAAGACAAAATTGAATTCACTTATGCTGACGGAAGAAAAGCAAGCTCAAAATACAAAAATATCGGATTTTACATCCAGAACTGGTCAACAGGAACAAAGGCCGCGATGTACCGCTTTGTCGCAAAAAACAAGAAGTCAGGCGCGCCGCTTTTCATTGAATTCAACGACCACATGATTGAGCCTGCGACTGCGGAGCATTTCCACATCAGAATGAGCAACGAGAGCTTTGACGCGATTGTTGATCCTGAAAATTCTTTCCCTACATTCTTTCCTGCAAGCATGAGCGGCGAGGAAATCTCTGAGCATTTGGCAGGACACGGACACAGCCACGATGAGGACGAAGATGGACACGGACATGACCACGAGCATGACGAAGTTGAATACGACGAGCACGTCTGGCTTTCTGTCAAGAATGCTGCCGTTTTGACAAATGCGATTGCTTCCCAGATTGAAAAGCTTGACCCAAAAAACGCTTCTGTTTACGCGGCAAATGCAAAAAACTATGTTGAAAAACTCAACACTCTGGACAAAAAGTATTCTGAAACCGTAACGTCCTCAAAGTTCAAGACAATTCTTTTTGGCGACAGATTCCCGTTCTGCTATCTTGCTGACGACTACGGCCTGAAATATTATGCGGCTTTTGTCGGCTGCAGCGCGGAAAGCGAGGCGAGCTTTGAGACTGTGATTTTTCTTGCGAAGAAAATTGACGAGCTTGGGCTTGGAAGCGTTCTTACAATCGAGAATTCAAACGGAAAAATCGCGCGCAATGTAATTGAAAACACATCAAAAAAGAACCAGAAGATTCTGAAGATGGACTCATTGCAGTCAGTGAACCAGAATGACATCAAAGGTGGAAAAAACTATATTGGCACAATGACAGAAAACCTTTCCGTTCTGAAAGAGGCTTTGAACTAG
- a CDS encoding M15 family metallopeptidase produces MNKKTLLEIFAVAGIFCLAGCEKKAYAQSSNQVAKIPSAEEEKFSRVFQKMSARAKEAICVTEENKTEFIKDLYAILEEEKTFRPDDKSLFFLIDKKHTVSSSYAPKDLVSLKKNSLFDLNKAGMKIRPEAYSALNEMAQAALNDGIRLLVSSAYRSYSYQENLFNYWVSVDGLEEAERESARPGTSQHQLGTAVDFGSISDDFDKTQMGQWIYKNAADYGWSLSFPKGYEDVTGYRWECWHFRYIGKNACLFQQKWFGGIQQFMLEFIDCWKNC; encoded by the coding sequence ATGAATAAAAAAACACTTTTGGAGATTTTTGCGGTCGCCGGGATTTTTTGTCTTGCAGGCTGCGAAAAAAAAGCTTATGCACAGTCTTCAAACCAGGTTGCAAAAATTCCATCTGCGGAAGAAGAAAAGTTCAGTAGAGTTTTTCAGAAAATGTCTGCCAGAGCAAAAGAAGCTATTTGTGTTACAGAAGAAAATAAGACGGAATTTATAAAAGATCTTTATGCGATTCTTGAGGAGGAAAAAACATTCCGCCCAGATGACAAAAGCCTTTTCTTTTTAATTGACAAAAAGCACACCGTGTCTTCTTCTTATGCGCCAAAAGACTTAGTTTCTTTGAAAAAAAACAGCCTTTTTGACTTGAACAAAGCTGGAATGAAAATCCGCCCGGAAGCTTATTCTGCTTTAAATGAAATGGCGCAGGCCGCATTAAATGATGGAATAAGACTGTTGGTAAGCTCTGCCTACCGTTCTTATTCTTATCAGGAAAATCTTTTTAACTACTGGGTAAGTGTTGACGGACTTGAAGAGGCTGAACGTGAAAGCGCGCGCCCCGGAACAAGCCAGCATCAGCTTGGAACAGCAGTTGACTTTGGCTCGATTTCTGATGACTTTGACAAAACCCAGATGGGACAATGGATCTATAAAAATGCCGCTGATTACGGCTGGTCTCTTTCGTTTCCAAAAGGCTATGAAGATGTTACCGGCTACCGCTGGGAATGCTGGCACTTCCGCTACATAGGAAAAAACGCCTGCCTTTTTCAGCAGAAGTGGTTCGGCGGAATCCAGCAGTTCATGCTTGAATTTATAGACTGCTGGAAAAACTGCTGA
- a CDS encoding metal ABC transporter ATP-binding protein, giving the protein MAYISCGNLVVGYDGKAVLPPVSFDVEKGSYVCILGENGSGKTTLMRTLVGVQKKISGEILFGDGLCKNETGYLPQKLSVDADFPASVREIVLSGTLGQFKNRPFYGKAQKMIAEEQMEKVGISSLSRRRFTELSGGQQQRTLLARALCAAKKLIFLDEPVSALDPAAAKEFYAILEKLNNEGLSVVMVSHDLDCLDYASHILSFRGGKVQFESRADFCKDTSSGKSDEKRN; this is encoded by the coding sequence ATGGCGTACATTTCTTGCGGGAATCTTGTTGTCGGGTATGACGGAAAGGCAGTTTTGCCACCGGTGAGTTTTGATGTGGAAAAAGGAAGCTACGTTTGCATTCTTGGCGAAAACGGCAGCGGAAAAACGACTCTCATGCGAACTCTTGTTGGAGTTCAGAAAAAAATCAGCGGAGAGATTTTGTTCGGAGACGGGCTTTGCAAAAACGAGACCGGCTACCTTCCTCAGAAACTTTCGGTGGACGCGGATTTTCCGGCTTCAGTGCGCGAGATTGTGCTTTCTGGAACGCTCGGGCAGTTTAAGAACAGGCCTTTTTACGGAAAGGCGCAGAAAATGATTGCGGAAGAGCAGATGGAAAAGGTGGGAATCTCTTCTCTTTCACGCAGGCGTTTTACGGAGCTTTCGGGCGGACAGCAGCAGCGGACTCTTCTTGCGCGAGCCTTGTGCGCCGCAAAAAAGCTTATTTTTCTTGACGAGCCAGTTTCCGCGCTTGACCCGGCGGCAGCAAAGGAATTCTACGCCATCTTGGAAAAACTCAACAATGAAGGGCTTTCCGTTGTAATGGTGAGCCACGATTTGGACTGCCTTGATTATGCATCGCATATCCTTTCGTTCAGAGGCGGAAAAGTTCAGTTTGAAAGCCGCGCGGATTTTTGCAAAGACACATCGTCTGGCAAATCTGATGAAAAACGCAACTAA
- a CDS encoding metal ABC transporter permease: MEILEKLSYYLSFSFVRYALIVGILVSLCASLLGTVLVLRRYSLIGDGLSHAAFGAYAVAVTIKLVSDSFFTIPVTVLCAVFLLCMDKKRKVQSDSLIAMISVGALAFGYLVMNVFSTSANVSGDVCTTLFGSTSILTLTKGKVAVSVLISCVTIAAFIFFLQQDFFRDF; the protein is encoded by the coding sequence ATGGAAATTCTTGAAAAACTTTCTTATTATCTTTCATTTTCGTTTGTGAGATACGCGCTGATTGTCGGCATTCTGGTTTCTCTGTGCGCGTCGCTTCTGGGAACGGTTCTTGTTCTGCGCCGCTACTCGCTGATTGGAGACGGACTTTCGCACGCAGCGTTCGGAGCGTATGCGGTTGCCGTTACGATAAAGCTTGTGAGCGACAGTTTTTTTACAATTCCGGTTACGGTTCTTTGCGCGGTCTTTCTTTTGTGCATGGACAAAAAAAGAAAAGTACAGTCAGACTCCCTGATTGCGATGATTTCCGTGGGCGCGCTTGCGTTCGGTTATCTTGTGATGAACGTCTTTTCAACTTCGGCGAATGTCTCGGGCGATGTCTGCACAACGCTTTTCGGCTCAACCTCGATTCTCACTCTCACAAAAGGCAAGGTCGCAGTCTCGGTCCTCATTTCCTGCGTTACGATTGCCGCATTCATTTTTTTTCTACAACAGGATTTTTTCCGCGACTTTTGA
- a CDS encoding metal ABC transporter permease — protein sequence MPHSFFFYNRIFSATFDPDFLRTEDRFAGIYDILVAVITAVVIVLAMNLVGSLLITAIFVFPPLSAMRVMKSFKSTVIYSAALGAFSSFLGIMISIVLSTPVGATIVIIDIMIFALHCVAGRFL from the coding sequence TTGCCGCATTCATTTTTTTTCTACAACAGGATTTTTTCCGCGACTTTTGACCCGGACTTTTTACGCACGGAAGACAGATTCGCAGGCATTTACGACATTCTAGTCGCCGTAATCACAGCCGTTGTGATTGTGCTTGCGATGAATCTTGTAGGCTCTCTTCTGATAACAGCGATTTTTGTTTTTCCGCCTTTAAGCGCAATGCGCGTTATGAAAAGCTTCAAGTCCACGGTGATTTATTCCGCCGCGCTTGGAGCGTTCTCGTCGTTCTTGGGAATTATGATTTCGATTGTTCTTTCAACACCGGTTGGAGCCACAATCGTGATAATCGATATAATGATTTTCGCGCTGCATTGCGTTGCCGGGAGATTTTTATGA
- a CDS encoding IS982 family transposase, giving the protein MYEEIYNLTHMFFKSRTGNLMYELLLSKFNGKRGPKRRLSLEQIVALNIYRFHFKIGALKSYHKMIKELVGHKDLNRKKGSQIHYMDSTPITVCLNHKIYSHKVAKTIAKRSKSTKGWWYGLKMSGICNEQGGLENIIFSYATITDCKIAEKLAECVKGTVFADAGYLQKKDALSRMEEKGVKFVAAPRKNMKRLMSRIECHHIKHRNIIESDWGTLKNNFQLEYHKARSIPGMFRHFFYSIVAYMLNSGLTFYQNFFSPRLI; this is encoded by the coding sequence ATGTATGAAGAAATTTACAATTTAACACATATGTTCTTCAAGAGCCGGACAGGAAATCTTATGTATGAACTTCTGCTTTCAAAATTCAACGGAAAGCGCGGCCCTAAAAGGAGATTGAGCCTCGAGCAGATTGTCGCCCTGAATATTTACAGATTCCACTTCAAGATCGGGGCTCTCAAGAGCTATCATAAAATGATAAAGGAGCTTGTGGGCCACAAGGATCTGAACAGGAAAAAAGGCTCGCAAATACATTATATGGATTCGACACCGATAACAGTCTGCCTTAACCATAAGATTTACTCGCACAAGGTGGCAAAAACAATAGCGAAAAGAAGTAAGTCAACAAAGGGCTGGTGGTACGGACTGAAGATGAGCGGAATCTGCAATGAGCAGGGAGGGCTGGAAAACATAATTTTCAGCTATGCAACCATCACAGACTGCAAAATCGCAGAAAAACTGGCGGAATGCGTGAAAGGCACTGTGTTTGCTGACGCCGGCTATCTGCAGAAGAAAGATGCTTTGAGCCGCATGGAAGAAAAAGGTGTTAAGTTTGTGGCCGCTCCAAGAAAAAACATGAAAAGGCTGATGAGCCGTATTGAATGCCACCATATAAAACACAGGAACATCATTGAATCCGACTGGGGAACCTTGAAAAACAATTTTCAACTTGAATACCACAAGGCTAGAAGTATTCCAGGAATGTTCCGCCATTTTTTCTATAGCATAGTTGCTTACATGCTAAACTCCGGCCTGACCTTCTATCAAAACTTTTTCAGCCCTCGACTTATTTAA
- a CDS encoding protein phosphatase 2C domain-containing protein — MLITLAGRCIGTAHIKQNKPLQDFAAVTSDRLRSYAYALVADGHGGDKYIRSGKGAEIAVHCAVDSINGVLKEILWDVGKKKRSLIEKNLKLICIKTSLKWKEAVIKHYSENSLSKEETELLESLNITLPLQEDDISTLYGSTLLAAVYIEYLNFWFSIQIGDGKCAVIKKDNSVEFPAQLENEKLGFGVTTSLCNKDAPNEFRFAYGFEKINGIAVMSDGLADSFDSEKLPSFLLNINDNIVIDSEKTSNELKEFMPKLSEQGSGDDISLAGIFTKRRIQ, encoded by the coding sequence ATGCTTATAACATTAGCCGGGCGCTGTATAGGTACAGCTCACATTAAGCAGAATAAGCCGCTTCAAGATTTTGCAGCAGTAACAAGTGACAGATTAAGATCTTATGCTTATGCACTTGTTGCAGACGGTCACGGTGGAGACAAATATATCCGTAGTGGCAAAGGTGCCGAGATTGCTGTTCATTGTGCAGTTGATTCAATCAATGGAGTCTTAAAAGAAATCCTTTGGGATGTTGGCAAGAAAAAGCGGAGCCTTATAGAAAAGAATCTAAAGTTAATCTGTATAAAGACTTCCTTAAAATGGAAAGAAGCTGTAATCAAACATTACTCTGAAAATTCATTATCCAAAGAAGAAACAGAACTATTGGAATCTCTGAATATCACTCTACCTTTACAGGAAGATGATATATCAACTTTATATGGCTCAACCTTACTTGCTGCAGTCTACATTGAATATCTTAATTTCTGGTTTTCAATCCAAATCGGTGACGGTAAATGTGCTGTTATTAAAAAAGATAATTCTGTTGAATTTCCTGCACAACTTGAAAACGAAAAATTAGGCTTTGGTGTTACGACTTCACTTTGCAATAAAGATGCGCCAAATGAATTCCGTTTTGCTTATGGTTTTGAAAAGATAAACGGAATTGCAGTTATGAGCGATGGTCTTGCAGATTCTTTTGATTCAGAAAAGCTTCCTTCGTTTTTGCTGAATATCAATGACAACATTGTAATTGATTCAGAAAAAACGTCGAATGAATTAAAAGAGTTTATGCCAAAACTTTCAGAACAAGGAAGCGGCGATGATATTTCATTAGCCGGAATCTTTACCAAAAGGAGAATCCAGTGA
- a CDS encoding vWA domain-containing protein, with protein sequence MGMFDDVEGIVKRQMVLFFVVDTSGSMQGTKIGAVNTAIREVLPELKDAGGSDVDLKVACLTFSSGCKWMYSSPIASDSFQWNNVDADGVTDLGSACRELSEKLSKNGFLKAPSGSVAPAIFLMSDGEPTDDFESGLNLLQQNNWFKHAIKVAVAIGDDANKDVLAKFTGNIEAVITVHTPEALKKWIRKVSITSSQIGSRSQPVNDGQIPSKQDTMIDEIKDIQQEEPDLSSTSTSGDDW encoded by the coding sequence ATGGGAATGTTCGACGATGTAGAAGGTATTGTTAAGAGACAGATGGTTTTGTTTTTTGTTGTTGATACATCAGGCAGTATGCAAGGAACAAAAATTGGCGCAGTTAATACAGCTATCCGCGAGGTACTCCCGGAATTAAAAGATGCTGGTGGTTCGGACGTTGATTTGAAAGTTGCCTGTTTGACTTTCTCAAGCGGCTGCAAATGGATGTATTCTAGTCCTATCGCTTCTGACAGTTTTCAGTGGAACAATGTTGATGCAGATGGTGTTACTGATTTAGGAAGTGCCTGCCGTGAACTCAGCGAAAAGCTTTCAAAGAATGGTTTCTTAAAAGCTCCATCTGGTTCAGTTGCTCCGGCTATTTTCCTCATGAGTGACGGTGAGCCAACAGATGATTTTGAATCAGGTCTTAATCTTCTGCAGCAGAATAATTGGTTTAAGCATGCAATTAAAGTTGCAGTTGCAATCGGTGACGATGCTAACAAAGATGTTCTTGCAAAGTTCACAGGAAATATTGAAGCTGTTATTACAGTTCATACTCCTGAAGCTCTCAAGAAATGGATCAGAAAGGTTTCTATTACCTCTTCGCAGATTGGCAGCCGCAGTCAGCCGGTAAATGACGGTCAGATTCCTTCTAAGCAGGACACAATGATTGATGAAATCAAAGACATCCAGCAGGAAGAACCTGATTTAAGTTCTACATCAACCAGTGGAGATGACTGGTAA